In one Dermatophagoides farinae isolate YC_2012a chromosome 4, ASM2471394v1, whole genome shotgun sequence genomic region, the following are encoded:
- the LOC124489965 gene encoding uncharacterized protein LOC124489965 gives MAFNNGTQHKRVTIYIDTRPHNNIDQLQKCHSHPYGKVFAMPNDIDTLIADINKKFRKNLKNDTIKFVESSNDKQQQQQQQQLRLFTCTNGEIDDINLIRDDEILFACFVNNDTGDIMTAKCLCMIHDENNSNGDNNNNNNNKIIDNKQQQKQSDNYYKQLQLQSSFRNSSCSSCGNGTNNSCTKMIMKTKLNDEWIKLNIGGRIFTTTRSTIIAKEPESMLAKMFDTLSSSTFDLISNNNNQRNEINVNDCLNEKQSMDNNNDDKNCDHNLMPKIDENNGDDDLPCNNSNSTTTMTMTRLLIDNNNTCIVPSLIDEQGAYMIDRSPEYFEPLLGYLRHGNLIIDKHLNPMGVLEEAKFYGFYSLIPELEATVLQESLLQNTIERSIGLAPLTRKDVVKAIIQTSTATRLRFQGVNLSGADLSRLDLSNINFKYAILRGANLQGATLSNCCLERADMSKCNLEGASLINCHMVCCNLEGSILRGSNMDSPTLTELTNLEGANLNNVNLEGSKMHRVNLRIASLKNANAQNCNLDHSCLAGANLENCDLSGSDLNEVNLRGANLKGTRFDLIHTPLHMFYLTS, from the exons ATGGCATTCAACAATGGAACACAACATAAACGTGTTACTATTTATATAGATACAAGACCACacaataatattgatcaattacaAAAATGTCATTCACATCCATATGGCAAg GTTTTTGCCATGCCCAACGATATCGATACATTAATAGCGgatattaataaaaaatttcgaaaaaatttaaaaaatgacaCAATAAAGTTTGtcgaatcatcaaatgataaacaacaacaacaacaacaacaacaattacgtTTATTTACTTGTACAAATggtgaaattgatgatataaatCTAATacgtgatgatgaaatattatttgcttgttttgttaataatgataCCGGTGATATTATGACTGCCAAATGTTTATGTATgattcatgatgaaaataatagtaacggcgacaacaacaacaacaacaacaacaaaataattgataataaacaacaacaaaaacaatctgataattattataaacaattacaattgcaatcatcattccGTAATAGTAGTTGTAGCAGTTGTGGTAATGGAACAAATAATTCATGtacaaaaatgattatgaaaacaaaattaaatgatgaatggattaaattaaatattgGTGGTCGaatatttacaacaacaCGTTCAACAATCATTGCAAAAGAACCAGAATCAATGTTGGCAAAAATGTTCgatacattatcatcatcaacatttgatttaatcagcaacaataataaccaacgaaatgaaattaatgtaaacgattgtttgaatgaaaaacaatcgatggataataataatgatgataaaaactGTGATCATAATCTAATgccaaaaattgatgaaaataatggtgatgatgatttaccgtgtaacaacagcaattccacaacaacaatgacaatgacaagattattaatcgataataataatacctGTATTGTACCATCATTAATCGATGAACAAGGTGCCTATATGATTGATCGTAGTCCTGAATATTTTGAACCATTATTAGGCTATCTACGACATGGTAATCTAATCATTGATAAACATTTAAATCCAATGGGTGTATTGGAAGAGGCAAAATTCTATGGTTTCTATTCACTAATACCGGAATTAGAGGCAACCGTATTACAGgaatcattattacaaaATACAATTGAACGTTCCATTGGTTTGGCACCATTAACACGTAAAGATGTTGTTAAAGCAATCATACAAACATCAACGGCAACACGTCTTCGATTTCAAGGTGTCAATTTATCTGGTGCCGATCTTTCACGGCTAGATTTAAGtaatataaattttaaatatgCAATATTACGTGGTGCTAATCTACAGGGTGCTACATTAAgtaattgttgtttggaACGTGCCGATATGTCTAAATGTAATTTGGAAGGTgcatcattaatcaattgtCATATGGTATGCTGTAATCTTGAAGGTTCAATATTACGTGGTTCAAATATGGATTCACCAACATTAACTGAATTGACTAATTTGGAAGGTGCAAATCTTAAT AATGTTAATCTTGAAGGATCAAAAATGCATCGTGTAAATCTAAGGATtgcatcattgaaaaatgctAATGCACAGAATTGTAATCTTGATCATTCATGTTTAGCCGGTGCTAATCTTG AAAACTGTGATCTATCCGGATCCGATTTGAATGAAGTAAATCTACGTGGAGCAAATTTAAAAGGAACTAGATTCGATCTAATACATACACCATTACATATGTTTTATTTGACTAGTTGA
- the LOC124490051 gene encoding uncharacterized protein LOC124490051, with product MDSSINGYLVESTSDGRIVGFFYGTYHQIKTPPPSIDLSKRLKKIRMLPFNPCIEHDELAEFRLLNHKNRVIIQNYCMNQQSNDDISMIWFGYDDDHQNRFITFNTNGVLVLCGHVSIVSTTMTTTNESSSPVEHYEGACTINLFGGSSFIEFNNNVIQIHLLSSSFGDHSNRFATNTKIPYRFLQRLISHRQRDMLKIDNKNKNDNRDDYHTIESLMSLETFDHLFY from the coding sequence atggattCAAGTATAAACGGTTATCTTGTTGAATCCACATCGGATGGTCGAattgttggatttttttatgGAACTTATCATCAGATtaaaacaccaccaccatctaTTGATTTGTCGaaacgattgaaaaaaattcgtatgTTACCATTTAATCCGTGCATTGAACATGATGAATTAGCTGAATTTCGTTTATTAAATCATAAGAATCGTGTTATTATACAAAATTATTGTATGAATcaacaatcgaatgatgatatatcaatgatttggtttggttatgatgatgaccaccagaatcgattcattacattcaatACGAATGGTGTATTAGTTCTTTGTGGTCACGTTTCAATCGTATCGACGACTATGACGACcacaaatgaatcatcatcacctgtAGAACATTATGAAGGTGCTTGTACCATAAATTTATTTGGtggttcatcatttatagaattcaataataatgttattcaaattcatttattatcatcatcatttggtgatcattcgaatcgattcGCAACCAATACGAAGATACCATATCGATTTCTTCAGCGTTTGATTAGTCATAGACAGCGGGAtatgttgaaaattgataacaagaacaaaaatgataatcgtgatgattatcatacgATTGAATCATTAATGTCATTGGAAACATTcgatcatttattttattga
- the LOC124490040 gene encoding uncharacterized protein LOC124490040 gives MAIIEYHWCKKKKMDSSSSNNNNNNRSILMLNNTKKKMKNRTCMMVIHSRILYNHNHSFLMLPSSSSSSIFTILIIFLSIMITSSIFDNIKMVDTSPIAESMSMFRYKTNFYEMLRMRAKLVRHSTRNVHTALSFLNSNSNKNTSSSLSMTNNDNNTNNNNDDPIGTGLTTTIPNNDNYDNNNDEDPVVVVSSVSSSSMSPSLTSTTLTNNNQSDDNDDDIVVIINHNQNDVKDREIISPTTTTWRPNLSYTLINNDKRDDQNGQQQQKQNPSNVDINNSHLNHVSTMATNDDGDDDEHNNYNDNIMAIIGDVGVNHGNNNLNNNYEDYYVDVNPSSSSVTTTTKLVKTESSPSFTTTTESMPYGSNNNNINNDNHIQFVPASESYSSLTIPTHLLYPSLSTFIINNNNNNSHNKLDKNNTVGNQQQHVSSPSSSTTSSWWKPSRNNHICGIQSSYHVVSSSSSLVSMNSNISLSTPTTTTTSTTAIPQLTTMTTSKSSTVISSPHSSLIQQQQLRTSRIVGGDAVIQGEFPWMVSLLLRGRHYCGAVIIDQDWLLTAAHCVYGHDPHQFTALIGSIFSVSASSSSRKSSTTTTTASTLSQQKSSTHRTPSSTSLPSSLSSTIKPLSTTNKNFWNLFPPLPPPHQTISNVLKENRTKEYFNVVDDDEDDDDVHHHHHRPINTDDLIIVVEDTNEDENNDNSDNLNTYHHHISSMDMNSSHKESSNSNSSSSDGLEKHGSSMHKKHSNQNLRLVKIEQLIVHENFTRTEFFRNDIALIKLSEKLIYNENISPVCLPTISMATSIYNQNHLITTSSSMMNGQPNYHHHDLDDLMNEMNIPSSSSSTTTSINNVDDDDDVDQNLKLSHRRGYRAAAVSPSLIPSSSSLDHHHHHSTGIVVGWGSVERHGDLSGTGSSATMDQSTQSHHHTLADDFVEQWNRMRNNNTGHTNNNNNMYIDNDNDGRWTIMNPVLDSDDLLQLRKVELPFIDRFTCERWYASRSRPIQLIERQFCAGLYEGGKDACRGDSGGPMLERLLTYDSINHRMMEQYRIVGIVSAGIGCALPKLPGIYTRVESYLDWIELNINHYEEEKVRQQQYNNDNNSDSNNLSSSSFISPSIIKSNSYHPHYPQTHNNHIYNYETKLDNYHYHHPSLNDHDMDYDQSILYPDNVSEIEPNPDEDPDLGWSR, from the exons ATGGCTATCATTGAATATCATTGGtgtaagaagaaaaagatggacagcagcagcagcaacaacaacaacaacaaccgatcaatattaatgttgaacaacactaaaaagaaaatgaaaaaccgGACCTGTATGATGGTAATTCATTCACGAATattatataatcataatcattccTTTTTAAtgttaccatcatcatcatcatcatcgatttttaCCATcctaataatttttttatcgataatgattacatcatcgatttttgataatataaaaatggtCGATACATCACCTATTGCCGaatcaatgtcaatgttTCGTTATAAAACAAACTTTTATGAAATGTTACGTATGCGTGCTAAACTAGTACGTCATTCAACTCGTAATGTACATACGGCATTATCATTTCTGAATTCtaattcgaataaaaatacatcatcatcattatcaatgaccaataatgataataacactaataataataatgatgatccaattgGAACAGgcctaacaacaacaatacctaataatgacaattacgataataataatgatgaggatcctgttgttgttgtatcatccgtatcatcatcatcaatgtcacCATCGTTGACctcaacaacattaacaaataataatcaatctgatgataacgatgatgatattgttgtcataattaatcacaatcaaaatgatgtaaAAGATCGTGAAATAAtttcaccaacaacaacaacatggcGACCAAATCTTTCTTATAcattaataaataatgataaacgtgatgatcaaaatggccaacaacaacaaaagcaaaaTCCATCCAATGTTGATATTAATAATTCTCATTTAAATCATGTATCGACAATGgctacaaatgatgatggtgatgatgatgaacataataattataatgataatatcatGGCCATTATTGGTGATGTGGGAGTTAATCATGGAAATAATAAcctgaataataattatgaagattattatgttgatgttaatccttcatcatcatcagtgacgacaacgacaaaattAGTGAAAACGGAATCATCACCTtcatttacaacaacaacggaatCAATGCCATATGGatctaacaacaacaatataaacAACGATAATCATATACAATTTGTTCCTGCAAGTgaatcatattcatcattgacaatACCTACACATTTATTatatccatcattatcaacatttattattaataacaataataacaatagtCATAATAAGCTGGATAAAAACAATACTGTTggcaatcaacaacagcacgtgtcatcaccatcatcatcaacaacatcatcatggtggAAACCTTCACGTAATAATCATATTTGTGGTATACAATCTTCATATCATGTagtttcatcgtcatcatcattggtgtcaatgaattcgaatatttctctatcaacaccaacaacaacaacaacgtcgaCAACCGCTATTCCGCAATTGACTACAATGACAACATCCAAATCGAGCACCGTCATATCATCTCCACATTCGTCattgattcaacaacaacaacttcgAACAAGTCGAATCGTTGGTGGTGATGCCGTCATACAAGGCGAATTTCCATGGATG GTGTCGCTATTGCTTCGTGGAAGACATTATTGTGGCGCCGTTATAATCGATCAGGATTGGCTATTGACCGCTGCACATTGTGTTTATGGTCATGATCCCCATCAATTTACCGCATTGATTGGTAGTATATTCAGTGTTtcggcatcatcatcatcacggaaatcatccacaacaacaactacagcTTCGACATTATCACAACAAAAGTCATCAACTCATCGAACACCGTCATCAACTTCTTTACCATCGTCATTATCTTCAACGATAAaaccattatcaacaacgaataaaaatttctggAATCTATTCCCACCATTACCGCCACCACATCAGACCATATCGAATGTATTGAAAGAAAACCGAACAAAAGAatatttcaatgttgttgatgatgatgaagatgatgacgatgttcatcatcatcatcataggcCAATTAATACGGATGATctaatcattgttgttgaagatacaaatgaagatgaaaataatgataattcagATAATCTTAatacatatcatcatcatatttcatCGATGGATATGAATAGTAGCCATAAAGAATCatcgaattcaaattcatcatcatcggatggATTGGAAAAACATGGATCATCTATGcataaaaaacattcgaatcaaaatctTCGATTAGtcaaaattgaacaattgattgtacatgaaaattttactCGTACCGAATTTTTTCGTAATGATATTGCATTAATCAA GCTTAGTGAGAAGTtaatttataatgaaaatatatcaCCAGTTTGTCTACCAACAATATCGATGGCTACATCTAtatacaatcaaaatcatctaatcacaacatcatcatcaatgatgaatggacagccaaattatcatcatcatgatttagATGacttgatgaatgaaatgaatattccatcatcatcatcatcaacaacaacatcgattaataatgttgatgatgatgatgatgttgatcagaatttaaaattaagtCATCGACGTGGTTATCGTGCTGCAGCGGTTTCACCAAGTTtgataccatcatcatcatcattggatcatcatcatcatcattcaaccgGAATCGTTGTCGGTTGGGGTTCAGTTGAACGTCATGGTGATTTATCCGGTACCGGTTCAAGTGCAACAATGGATCAATCAACacaatcacatcatcatacattggccgatgattttgttgaacaATGGAATCGTAtgcgtaataataatactggtcatacaaacaacaacaataacatgtatatcgataatgataatgatggccgTTGGACAATAATGAATCCTGTATTAGATTCAGATGATCTATTACAGTTACGAAAAGTTGAACTGCCATTTATTGATCGTTTTACATGTGAACGTTGGTATGCAAGCCGTTCACGGCCaatacaattgattgaacGACAATTCTGTGCCGGCCTTTATGAAGGTGGTAAAGATGCTTGCCGT GGCGATTCTGGTGGTCCAATGTTGGAACGTTTACTTACATACGATTCTATTAATCATCGTATGATGGAACAGTATCGTATTGTTGGTATTGTATCGGCTGGAATTG GTTGTGCTCTACCAAAATTACCAGGAATCTATACACGTGTTGAATCATATTTAGATTGGATCGAATTGAATATTAATCATTATGAAGAGGAAAAAgttcgacaacaacaatataataatgataataatagtgatTCAAATAACCTTTCCTCATCTTCTTTCATATCACCatcgataatcaaatcaaattcttaTCATCCACATTATCCACAAacacataataatcatatttataattatgaaacaaaattagataattatcattatcatcatccatcattgaatgatcatgatatgGATTATGATCAATCTATATTATATCCGGATAATGTATCCGAAATAGAACCAAATCCGGATGAAGATCCAGATCTAGGTTGGAGTAGATAG
- the LOC124489950 gene encoding LOW QUALITY PROTEIN: cytochrome P450 307a1 (The sequence of the model RefSeq protein was modified relative to this genomic sequence to represent the inferred CDS: deleted 1 base in 1 codon), translating into MLPFIPLEMFSSSITTTKLMAIIIIITILITVFMAIIISSWIRNHLKCLCQRGISGNNDSIFVQSKSSLTNENQHKQQLRQRQWKSSKNNNNNNNDIKDSSLKMELSMKKIIEKFFQKLYRKFFRPNKLEQSIGLLKVDRLSSLENVYHLPYAPGPFTLPIIGNLFQLAKYSNNPWVGFDNFRQQFGPICRLQLGRFPTVLISSVETMREVLITKGEHFANRPHFNRHALYFDMDRQNALALCDWTDVHKQRRSIAHAAVIPRFGTQTFQRLSGCIRIANQRLLQQIRRNDDHSSPGNGMKILQKQSIIQLSCQIFFHFLLDKDIVDSEREGMNCGSKIDDSLKSFVEIAEKFDYIFSDINEMYISDFLPFLQYFTPIRRYFHSLYQCSTWIFCQVEQIVMERFEQLCLKRKQQKIIDNGNGKISGVPSEIDKSSSSTSEINCDERFVDRILLQKQYKSSAKFLDFILEHYLENERTMQWNEMMYEIGDLVGGNSAVGNLLFRLLGHLAINPEAQQQLYDQVKSIAIEKEESIVNLNEEAKARRQKNVQPMIMIEDQHRLPLVTAAIMETLRLTLSPIVPHLSRWDTSIQGYFIPKGTMILFNIYHLNLSEKLYPNPFKFDPKRFITNDGSVLKPDHFFPFSHGRRSCLGYKMVNTIISTTVANLLLEYRLTSLSLENHKQIERMLQPKGSLALPYRPGDCYNIGLITRN; encoded by the exons atgttacCATTTATTCCGTTggaaatgttttcatcatcaataacaacaacaaaattgatggccataattatcattataaccATATTAATAACGGTATTTATGGcaataatcatttcatcatggATTcgtaatcatttgaaatgtcTATGTCAACGAGGAATATCCGGAAacaatgattcaatatttgttcaatcgaaatcatccttaacaaatgaaaatcaacataaacaacaattacgACAACGGCAATGGAAATCatcaaagaataataataataataataatgatataaaaGATTCGTCGTTGAAGATGGaattatcgatgaaaaaaattattgaaaaatttttccaaaaactATACCGGAAATTTTTCCGACCAAATAAACTAGAACAATCGATTGGATTATTGAAAGTTGATAgactatcatcattggaaaatgTTTATCATCTGCCAT ATGCACCTGGTCCATTTACATTACCAATTATTGGTAATCTTTTTCAATTggcaaaatattcaaataatcCATGGGTTGGTTTCGATAATTTCCGCCAACAATTTGGTCCGATTTGTCGGCTACAATTGGGTCGATTTCCCACCGTACTGATATCATCAGTCGAAACAATGCGTGAAGTTTTAATCACAAAAGGTGAACATTTCGCTAATCGTCCACATTTTAATCGTCATGCGCTATATTTTGATATGGATCGACAAAATGCATTAGCACTTTGTGATTGGACCGATGTACATAAACAACGACGATCGATTGCACATGCAGCGGTTATACCAAGATTTGGTACACAAACATTTCAACGTTTATCCGGTTGTATACGTATAGCTAATCAACGATTATTACAACAAATACGACGTAATgacgat cattcatcacctgggaatggaatgaaaattctacaaaaacaatcaattattcaGTTATCatgtcaaatattttttcatttcttacTTGATAAAGATATTGTCGATTCAGAGCGTGAGGGTATGAATTGTGGATCTAAAATCgatgattcattgaaatcgTTTGTAGAAATAGccgaaaaatttgattatatattttccgatataaatgaaatgtataTAAGCGATTTTCTACCATTTTTACAATATTTTACGCCCATACGacgatattttcattcattatatcaATGTTCAACATGGATATTTTGTCAGGTCGAACAAATTGTTATGGAACGTTTTGAACAGCTTTGCTTGAAACgtaaacaacagaaaattattgataatggGAATGGTAAAATTTCCGGTGTTCCCTCTGAAATTGAcaaatcatcgtcatcaactTCGGAAATTAATTGTGATGAACGTTTTGTTGATCGTATATTATTACAGAAACAATATAAATCATCGGCaaaatttttggattttattcTTGAACATTATCTGGAAAATGAACGTACAATgcaatggaatgaaatgatgtaTGAAATCGGTGATTTAGTTGGTGGGAATTCGGCCGTTGGAAATCTACTGTTTCGTTTATTAGGTCATTTGGCCATTAATCCGGaagcacaacaacaactatatGATCAAGTGAAATCGATTGCAATCGAAAAAGAGGAATCGATTGTtaatttgaatgaagaagCAAAAGCTAGACGACAGAAAAACGTACaaccaatgataatgattgaagaTCAACATCGATTACCTTTGGTTACGGCAGCCATTATGGAAACATTACGTCTAACATTATCACCGATCGTACCGCATTTAAGCCGTTGGGATACATCTATTCAAG gttATTTCATACCTAAAGGAACGATGATCttattcaatatttatcACCTGAATTTATCGGAAAAATTATATCCAAATCCATTTAAATTTGATCCAAAACGTTTTATTACCAACGATGGATCCGTACTGAAACcagatcatttttttccattttcacaTGGCCGCCGTTCATGTTTAGGCTATAAAATGGTCAATACAATCATATCGACAACGGTGGCTAACCTATTATTGGAATATCGATTAACATCGctttcattggaaaatcaTAAACAAATCGAACGAATGTTACAGCCGAAAGGAAGTCTTGCACTACCATATAGACCGGGTGATTGTTATAATATTGGCCTCATTACAcgtaattga